The Streptomyces sp. SS1-1 genome has a segment encoding these proteins:
- a CDS encoding RluA family pseudouridine synthase, producing the protein MRRRTPPPPSPLPQLRGVDPVRVRLPAADGWATVRDHLVERLAAGAAVIDGMLDAGRIVDATGHPVTRGTPYAPGMYVWFHRELADEETVPFPIEVVHRDEHLVIADKPHFLATTPRGSHVAETALARLRRDLGVPTLSPAHRLDRLTAGLVLFTVRPEERGAYQSLFRDRRVAKEYEAVAPYDPGLGLPRTVRSRIVKERGVLAAREVAGEPNAISRIELVEHRDGRARYRLTPRTGQTHQLRVHMNALGVPILGDPLYPVVTAPVPPGDFRRPLQLLARTLEFTDPMTGRRHRFVSSRALESWSSYDDWASG; encoded by the coding sequence ATGAGACGCCGTACGCCGCCCCCACCCTCTCCCCTGCCACAGCTCCGCGGGGTGGACCCGGTGCGCGTACGGCTGCCCGCCGCGGACGGCTGGGCGACCGTCCGGGACCATCTCGTGGAGCGCCTCGCCGCCGGGGCCGCCGTCATCGACGGCATGCTCGACGCGGGCCGGATCGTGGACGCCACCGGACACCCGGTCACCCGCGGCACCCCGTACGCCCCGGGGATGTACGTCTGGTTCCACCGGGAGCTCGCCGACGAGGAGACGGTGCCCTTCCCGATCGAGGTCGTCCACCGGGACGAGCATCTGGTGATCGCCGACAAGCCCCACTTCCTGGCCACCACGCCCCGCGGCAGCCACGTCGCCGAGACGGCGCTCGCCCGGCTGCGGCGGGACCTCGGCGTACCGACGCTCAGCCCGGCGCACCGGCTGGACCGGCTCACCGCGGGACTGGTGCTGTTCACGGTCCGGCCCGAGGAGCGCGGCGCCTACCAGTCGCTGTTCCGCGACCGGCGGGTGGCGAAGGAGTACGAGGCGGTGGCCCCGTACGACCCCGGCCTCGGCCTGCCCCGCACCGTGCGCAGCCGCATCGTGAAGGAGCGCGGGGTACTGGCGGCCCGGGAGGTGGCGGGCGAACCCAATGCGATCAGCCGGATCGAGCTGGTGGAACACCGCGACGGACGCGCCCGCTACCGCCTCACCCCCCGCACCGGCCAGACGCATCAGCTGCGCGTGCACATGAACGCCCTGGGGGTGCCGATCCTGGGCGACCCGCTCTACCCGGTGGTGACCGCCCCGGTCCCGCCCGGTGACTTCCGGCGCCCGCTCCAACTGCTGGCGCGGACGCTGGAGTTCACCGACCCGATGACCGGACGCCGGCACCGGTTCGTCAGCTCGCGTGCCCTGGAGTCCTGGTCGTCGTACGACGACTGGGCCTCCGGCTGA
- a CDS encoding siderophore-interacting protein: MAERPARKPRKVRSAQVVRTERLTPHMQRVVLGGDGLADFAADTCTDHYLKILFCPEGVTYPEPFDLERIREDLPREQWPVTRTYTVRSWDPEHRQLTLDFVIHGDEGLAGPWAMRARPGDTVRFMGPGGAYAPDPAADWHLLAGDESALPAIARALESLPDGAAAHAFVEVSGPEEEQKIDSDAEVVWLHRGSRPVGEALLDAVRSLPFPEGRVHAFVHGEAHFVKQLRHLLRVERGVPREDLSISGYWRLGHNEDGWQASKRDWNARIEAEQEGAAPVA; encoded by the coding sequence ATGGCAGAACGCCCTGCCCGCAAGCCGCGGAAGGTCCGCTCCGCGCAGGTCGTCCGTACCGAACGGCTGACCCCGCACATGCAGCGCGTCGTCCTGGGCGGCGACGGCCTCGCCGACTTCGCGGCGGACACCTGCACGGACCACTACCTCAAGATCCTCTTCTGCCCCGAGGGCGTCACGTATCCCGAGCCCTTCGACCTGGAGCGCATCCGCGAGGACCTTCCGCGCGAGCAGTGGCCGGTCACCCGGACGTACACCGTGCGGTCCTGGGACCCCGAACACCGTCAGCTGACGCTGGACTTCGTCATCCACGGCGACGAGGGCCTCGCGGGCCCCTGGGCGATGCGCGCCCGGCCCGGTGACACGGTGCGGTTCATGGGCCCCGGCGGTGCGTACGCCCCCGACCCGGCGGCCGACTGGCATCTGCTCGCCGGCGACGAGAGCGCCCTGCCCGCCATCGCCCGCGCCCTGGAGTCGCTGCCCGACGGCGCCGCCGCCCACGCCTTCGTGGAGGTCTCCGGCCCCGAGGAGGAGCAGAAGATCGACTCCGACGCCGAGGTCGTCTGGCTGCACCGCGGCTCCCGCCCGGTCGGCGAGGCCCTGCTCGACGCCGTACGCTCCCTCCCCTTCCCCGAGGGCCGCGTCCACGCCTTCGTCCACGGCGAGGCGCACTTCGTGAAGCAACTGCGCCACCTGCTCCGCGTGGAGCGGGGCGTCCCCCGCGAGGACCTGTCGATCTCCGGCTACTGGCGCCTCGGCCACAACGAGGACGGCTGGCAGGCGTCGAAGCGGGATTGGAACGCCCGGATCGAGGCGGAACAGGAGGGGGCTGCGCCGGTGGCGTAG
- a CDS encoding terpene synthase family protein produces the protein MPQNVAINLPIPSRLNPGLAAARERHLEWMRRRGLVVGDTAARRYRFSAVADLAAYSYPDAVGEDLDLAFDTMGWFFLFDDLFDVPEGCEADEAVDVCQRLVALLSDGTRSHPDDEPPLVAAFADIWRRTRAGMSEEWRQRAAHNWVDYLVGNLTEEIDRRTWVPQDFATRMRIGHRTLGLIPSLDLAERLGHFEIPPLVWHSSHLDAMRRAAVDAVKLINEIMSLENDDARGDPNLVHCLMRQRDCSRQEAIPMAVALVQSSVARLHEQARTIPLFSSRLGLTGAQSEKLHRYATAMLTWIRGSYDWSRSNGRYSPHTADALSPDESGQLHPTNLAPVSH, from the coding sequence ATGCCCCAGAACGTCGCCATAAACTTACCCATTCCGTCCCGGCTGAACCCCGGTCTCGCCGCCGCCAGGGAGCGGCATCTGGAGTGGATGCGCCGCCGTGGACTCGTGGTCGGCGATACGGCCGCGCGCCGCTACCGGTTCTCGGCGGTGGCGGACCTGGCCGCCTACAGCTACCCGGACGCCGTCGGCGAGGATCTCGATCTGGCCTTCGACACGATGGGCTGGTTCTTCCTGTTCGACGACCTCTTCGACGTACCTGAGGGATGTGAGGCCGACGAGGCCGTCGACGTCTGCCAGCGGCTCGTCGCGCTCCTCAGTGACGGCACACGGTCCCACCCGGACGACGAGCCGCCCCTGGTGGCGGCCTTCGCGGACATCTGGCGCCGCACCAGGGCCGGCATGTCCGAGGAGTGGCGGCAGCGCGCCGCGCACAACTGGGTCGACTACCTGGTGGGCAACCTGACCGAGGAGATCGACCGGCGCACCTGGGTTCCCCAGGACTTCGCCACCCGGATGCGGATAGGACACCGCACCCTGGGACTGATCCCCTCCCTCGATCTCGCCGAGCGGCTGGGGCACTTCGAGATCCCGCCGCTCGTCTGGCACAGCAGCCACCTGGACGCGATGCGCCGGGCGGCCGTCGACGCCGTCAAACTCATCAACGAGATCATGTCCCTGGAGAACGACGACGCGCGCGGGGACCCGAACCTCGTGCACTGCCTCATGCGGCAGCGCGACTGCTCCCGGCAGGAGGCCATCCCGATGGCCGTCGCCCTCGTGCAGTCCTCGGTCGCCCGGCTCCACGAACAGGCCCGGACCATCCCGCTGTTCTCCTCCCGGCTCGGGCTCACCGGCGCCCAGTCCGAGAAGCTGCACCGCTATGCGACGGCCATGCTCACGTGGATACGCGGCAGCTACGACTGGAGCCGGAGCAACGGCCGTTACTCCCCCCACACGGCCGACGCCCTGAGCCCGGACGAGTCGGGTCAGCTCCACCCGACGAACCTGGCACCGGTGTCCCACTAG
- a CDS encoding 5'-3' exonuclease yields the protein MLLDTASLYFRAYFGVPDSVKAPDGTPVNAVRGLLDFIDRLVKDHRPDELVACMDADWRPQWRVDLIPSYKAHRVAEERETGPDQEEVPDTLSPQVPVIEAVLDALGIARVGVEGYEADDVIGTFTARAKGPVDIVTGDRDLYQLVDDARGVRVLYPLKGVGTLQVTDEAWLREKYGVDGRGYADLALLRGDPSDGLPGVPGIGEKTAAKLLAEFGDLAGIMAAVDDPKAKLTPSQRRRLDESRPYVEVAPTVVRVAADVPLPDVEVAVPRAPRDAEALEALAARWGLGGSLQRLLTTLAE from the coding sequence ATGCTCCTCGATACCGCCTCGCTTTACTTCCGTGCCTACTTCGGCGTCCCGGACTCCGTGAAGGCCCCCGACGGCACCCCGGTGAACGCCGTGCGCGGGCTCCTCGACTTCATCGACCGCCTCGTCAAGGACCATCGCCCGGACGAGCTGGTGGCCTGCATGGACGCCGACTGGCGACCGCAGTGGCGGGTCGACCTGATCCCCTCCTACAAGGCGCACCGCGTCGCCGAGGAGCGCGAGACGGGTCCCGACCAGGAGGAGGTCCCGGACACGCTGTCGCCGCAGGTGCCGGTGATCGAGGCGGTCCTTGACGCGCTCGGCATCGCCCGCGTCGGCGTCGAGGGGTACGAGGCGGACGACGTGATCGGCACGTTCACCGCGCGCGCGAAGGGCCCGGTCGACATCGTCACCGGCGACCGCGACCTGTACCAGCTGGTGGACGACGCGCGCGGCGTGCGCGTGCTGTACCCGCTGAAGGGCGTCGGCACCCTGCAGGTCACCGACGAGGCGTGGCTGCGCGAGAAGTACGGTGTGGACGGCCGGGGGTACGCGGATCTCGCGCTGCTGCGGGGCGACCCGAGCGACGGCCTGCCGGGCGTGCCGGGGATCGGTGAGAAGACGGCGGCGAAGCTGCTCGCGGAGTTCGGCGACCTGGCCGGGATCATGGCGGCGGTCGACGACCCGAAGGCGAAGCTGACGCCGTCGCAGCGCAGGCGGCTGGACGAGTCCCGGCCGTATGTGGAGGTCGCGCCGACGGTGGTGCGGGTCGCGGCCGACGTCCCGCTGCCGGACGTCGAGGTCGCCGTGCCGCGCGCCCCGCGCGACGCGGAGGCGCTGGAGGCACTGGCGGCGCGCTGGGGGCTCGGCGGTTCGCTGCAGCGGCTGCTGACGACGCTGGCCGAGTGA